One stretch of Ictalurus punctatus breed USDA103 chromosome 5, Coco_2.0, whole genome shotgun sequence DNA includes these proteins:
- the prxl2c gene encoding peroxiredoxin-like 2C isoform X1 — protein sequence MATGLPITQQICSSVPPTSSATSAVPIAEVEDCLIYDRNGLRLTFKSLYQTHKAIIIFVRHFLCYTCQEYVEDLSKIPQEMLLDADVRLIVIGQSGFSHIEAFCSLTGYQHEIYVDPERHIYKKLGMKRGEIYEETASQSPHVKSSMLVGSIKSMWRAMTSPAFDFQGDPLQQGGALIIGPGRNIHVAHFDMNRFNHMPINGLLQLAGMQVVDFNRHAKIIDV from the exons ATGGCTACCGGTTTGCCAATAACACAGCAAATCTGCAGCTCTGTACCTCCGACTTCTTCAGCCACATCTGCTGTTCCCATTGCCGAGGTAGAGGATTGTCTCATCTATGATCGAAACGGGCTTCGATTAACCTTTAAGAGCTTATATCAAACCCACAAAGCTATCATTATTTTTGTGAGG catTTTTTGTGCTACACATGTCAGGAATATGTTGAAGACCTAAGCAAAATACCACAGGAAATGCTATTG GATGCTGATGTCCGACTTATTGTCATTGGGCAATCAGGCTTTTCCCATATAGAG gcATTCTGCTCGCTGACAGGCTATCAACATGAAATTTATGTTGATCCAGAGCGACATATTTATAAGAAACTAGGGATGAAAAGAGGGGAGATCTATGAGGaaacag CCTCTCAAAGCCCACATGTGAAATCCAGCATGCTTGTTGGCAGTATAAAGAGCATGTGGCGTGCCATGACCAGTCCTGCCTTTGATTTTCAAGGAGATCCTCTCCAGCAAGGAGGAGCACTCATCATTGGCCCAG GCCGCAACATTCATGTTGCACATTTTGACATGAATCGATTTAACCATATGCCAATCAATGGGTTGCTTCAGCTGGCTGGAATGCAGGTGGTTGACTTTAACAGACATGCCAAGATTATTGACGTATGA
- the prxl2c gene encoding peroxiredoxin-like 2C isoform X2, whose protein sequence is MATGLPITQQICSSVPPTSSATSAVPIAEHFLCYTCQEYVEDLSKIPQEMLLDADVRLIVIGQSGFSHIEAFCSLTGYQHEIYVDPERHIYKKLGMKRGEIYEETASQSPHVKSSMLVGSIKSMWRAMTSPAFDFQGDPLQQGGALIIGPGRNIHVAHFDMNRFNHMPINGLLQLAGMQVVDFNRHAKIIDV, encoded by the exons ATGGCTACCGGTTTGCCAATAACACAGCAAATCTGCAGCTCTGTACCTCCGACTTCTTCAGCCACATCTGCTGTTCCCATTGCCGAG catTTTTTGTGCTACACATGTCAGGAATATGTTGAAGACCTAAGCAAAATACCACAGGAAATGCTATTG GATGCTGATGTCCGACTTATTGTCATTGGGCAATCAGGCTTTTCCCATATAGAG gcATTCTGCTCGCTGACAGGCTATCAACATGAAATTTATGTTGATCCAGAGCGACATATTTATAAGAAACTAGGGATGAAAAGAGGGGAGATCTATGAGGaaacag CCTCTCAAAGCCCACATGTGAAATCCAGCATGCTTGTTGGCAGTATAAAGAGCATGTGGCGTGCCATGACCAGTCCTGCCTTTGATTTTCAAGGAGATCCTCTCCAGCAAGGAGGAGCACTCATCATTGGCCCAG GCCGCAACATTCATGTTGCACATTTTGACATGAATCGATTTAACCATATGCCAATCAATGGGTTGCTTCAGCTGGCTGGAATGCAGGTGGTTGACTTTAACAGACATGCCAAGATTATTGACGTATGA